One segment of Panicum virgatum strain AP13 chromosome 1K, P.virgatum_v5, whole genome shotgun sequence DNA contains the following:
- the LOC120708475 gene encoding probable leucine-rich repeat receptor-like protein kinase At1g35710 gives MCHSKRLAKVAMPMLILLPLLLLCYGVGNIHCSTVHDNSGDLKALLDFRQGIPSDPYGAMSNWTMNSHFCRWNGITCTLTRRQWRVLSLALPDKNLAGKISSSLCNLTFLVYLDLSSNNFVSPLPDALTNCSNLNYLDLSSNLLVGTIPPKLGLLSHLNFLDLRSNHFEGSIPGELGQLVNLRSLLLGENSLSGEIPHAIFNNLSSLRYLYLYSNSLGKALPSNIGELFPNLIELALENNMFEGPIPASLGNSRLRVIDLSHNNFTGKIPTSFGKLSNLTFLSLQYNHLVARDDQDWKFLNTLKNCRYLNTLSLNNNKLQGSIPQSVGNLSTSLQYLFLGGNSLSGQVPQSIGKLSGLTRLGLGENYLSGTIEGWIENLKNLQSIRLQSNNFTGPIPSSISNLTQLEYLYLYENNFTGLIPSSISNLTQLEYLYLYENKFEGPLPVSLGNLSHLIKLDLSYNNLHGPVPSNFGNLQQLILLDLSDNNLQGGITLAT, from the coding sequence ATGTGTCATTCCAAGCGGCTGGCGAAAGTCGCCATGCCCATGCTTATACTATTGccgttgctgctgctgtgctatGGAGTTGGAAACATCCATTGCTCAACCGTTCATGATAACAGCGGAGATCTGAAGGCACTCCTCGATTTCAGGCAGGGCATTCCCAGCGATCCATATGGAGCCATGAGCAATTGGACCATGAACTCCCACTTCTGTCGGTGGAATGGTATCACGTGCACCTTGACACGACGACAATGGCGTGTCCTGTCGCTCGCCCTCCCAGACAAAAATTTAGCTGGAAAAATCAGCTCCTCTCTCTGCAACCTCACCTTCCTTGTTTATCTTGACCTCTCCTCTAATAACTTCGTGAGTCCCTTACCAGACGCACTTACAAATTGCTCCAACTTAAACTACTTAGATTTATCATCAAACTTACTGGTGGGTACAATTCCTCCAAAATTAGGCCTGCTGTCACATCTAAACTTTCTCGATTTGCGTTCAAATCACTTCGAGGGAAGCATTCCTGGTGAGCTTGGCCAATTGGTGAATTTACGAAGCTTGCTCCTAGGAGAAAATAGTTTGTCAGGTGAAATCCCACATGCCATCTTTAATAATCTTTCTTCTCTACGATATCTATATCTGTATTCCAATTCCCTAGGCAAGGCATTGCCATCTAACATAGGAGAACTTTTCCCTAATCTCATAGAGCTTGCCTTGGAAAACAACATGTTTGAAGGTCCCATCCCAGCTTCCCTAGGGAATAGTAGGCTACGAGTAATAGATTTATCACATAACAATTTCACAGGGAAAATTCCTACTTCATTCGGAAAACTTTCAAATTTGACTTTTCTAAGTCTTCAGTATAATCATCTTGTAGCAAGGGACGATCAAGACTGGAAATTTTTAAATACATTAAAAAATTGTAGATATCTAAATACACTCTCACTCAATAACAATAAGCTGCAAGGATCTATACCGCAGTCAGTCGGTAATCTATCGACAAGCCTTCAGTATCTTTTCCTAGGCGGGAATAGCTTGTCAGGACAAGTTCCGCAGAGCATAGGGAAACTTAGTGGCTTAACTAGACTGGGACTGGGTGAAAACTATCTTAGTGGTACAATTGAAGGATGGATTGAAAACTTAAAAAACCTACAAAGTATACGTCTACAATCCAACAACTTCACTGGGCCAATCCCATCCTCTATTAGCAACCTTACTCAGTTGGAGTACCTCTACCTATATGAAAACAACTTCACTGGGCTAATCCCATCCTCTATTAGCAATCTTACTCAGTTGGAATACCTCTACCTATATGAAAATAAATTTGAGGGTCCCTTACCAGTCAGCTTGGGAAATCTTTCACATCTCATAAAGTTGGACCTTAGCTATAACAATCTTCATGGGCCCGTACCATCGAACTTTGGAAACCTTCAACAACTCATATTGTTAGACCTTAGCGACAACAATCTACAGGGTGGCATAACTCTGGCAACATAA